The Chelatococcus sp. HY11 nucleotide sequence GGAGCTGGACGCAGGCGTCCATCACCCGTCCCTCTACCTCGCTCGAGAACAGCTTCGCTTCGGCCGCGACGTCGGCCGCCAGGCGCTCGGCGTTGTGAAGCAGCACGCACTGGTCGATGAAGGTCTGCGCGACGTCGAGCTGCGTACGCAGGTCCGCCATCACGAAGCGCGTGTTCTGGAAGGCGCCGATGGGACGCCCGAAGGCCCGCCGTTCCCGCACGTAGTCGAGCGTGAGATCGAAGGCTGTCTGGGCGGCGGCCATCGAGCCAATCGCCGCGACGAGGCGTTCGCAGGCCAGGAAGCGCGACAGATAGGCGAAGCCCTGGGTGGGGTCGCCGAGGACGTTGTCCTTCGGCACCTCGACGTCGTGGAAGAACAGCTCCGACGTGTCCTGGGCCGCCATGCCCATCTTCTTCAGGCGTTTGCCGCGCTCGAAGCCGGGCATTCCGGCCTCGACGATGAACAGCCCAAGCCCGCTGCGCTTGTCAGGCACGGTGCGCGCCACGACGATGATCAGATCGGCGAGCTGGCCGTTCGAAATATAGGTCTTTGACCCATTCAGCAGCCAGTGGTCGCCCCTGTCCACGGCGTGGCTGCGGATGCCGCCGATGTCGGATCCGGTTCCCGGCTCGGTGATGGCGACGGCGAGGATCGCCTCGCCCGAAATGCATTTCGGAAGAAAGCGTTGCTTCTGTTCCTCAGTGCCGAGGCCACCGATATAGGGCGCCACAAGCCCCGAATGCAGGTTGATGTAGAAGCCGAGCTCGCCGTTGCGGATGTTCTCCTCATAGACGATCTGTTCGTAGCGGAAGTCCTTGACCCCCGCGCCGCCATAGGCCTCGTCGGCCCACATCAGCAGGTAGCCGAGCTTTCCGGCCT carries:
- a CDS encoding acyl-CoA dehydrogenase family protein — translated: MQRLIFEPEHEQFRDAVRRFFQREIAPHAERWREQGYVDREAYLKAGKLGYLLMWADEAYGGAGVKDFRYEQIVYEENIRNGELGFYINLHSGLVAPYIGGLGTEEQKQRFLPKCISGEAILAVAITEPGTGSDIGGIRSHAVDRGDHWLLNGSKTYISNGQLADLIIVVARTVPDKRSGLGLFIVEAGMPGFERGKRLKKMGMAAQDTSELFFHDVEVPKDNVLGDPTQGFAYLSRFLACERLVAAIGSMAAAQTAFDLTLDYVRERRAFGRPIGAFQNTRFVMADLRTQLDVAQTFIDQCVLLHNAERLAADVAAEAKLFSSEVEGRVMDACVQLHGGAGYMEEYRISRMFTDARVTRIFAGSSEIMKEIISRSFGLDDRKLT